A single window of Chloracidobacterium thermophilum B DNA harbors:
- a CDS encoding 2-hydroxymuconic semialdehyde dehydrogenase, translated as MNKWQLFIAGEFRPGGRQECFPDYHPATGAVTAEVALATPDDCDAAVTAAKQALSAWRRFPVAERARLLRRVAEGIEARSAEFLQAEVADTGKPCALARTLDIPRGAANFRIFADLAAGLATECFETATDDGAGALNYGLRRPLGVVGVICPWNLPLLLLTWKIAPALVMGNTVVVKPSEETPATATLLGEVMTAAGVPPGVYNVVHGFGPGSVGEWLVAHPDVAAITFTGETRTGQAIMRTAATRTKRLSFELGGKNAAIVFADADFDRAVAGVARSSFLNGGQVCLCSERVYVERPVFERFVDALALAARQLRPGPPEDETTTLGPLISAAHREKVLGYYAAARAAGAEIHAGGGCPALPPPYDQGYFVEPTVWTGLPEDTPCIVEEIFGPVCHVAPFDTEEEAVALANAGDYGLCAALWTRDLARAHRVAHALDVGVVWINSWFLRDLRTPFGGMKLSGIGREGGRHSLEFYSEIKNVCVKL; from the coding sequence ATGAACAAGTGGCAGCTCTTCATTGCCGGGGAGTTTCGTCCGGGAGGCCGGCAGGAGTGCTTTCCTGATTATCATCCGGCAACCGGTGCGGTGACGGCAGAGGTGGCACTGGCAACACCGGACGATTGCGATGCCGCCGTTACGGCCGCCAAACAGGCTCTTTCTGCCTGGCGGCGTTTTCCGGTCGCCGAGCGGGCGCGGTTGCTGCGGCGCGTTGCCGAGGGGATCGAAGCGCGCAGCGCGGAGTTTTTGCAGGCTGAGGTCGCCGATACCGGCAAGCCCTGTGCGCTGGCGCGTACCCTGGACATCCCGCGTGGAGCGGCAAACTTCCGCATCTTTGCCGATCTGGCCGCCGGGTTGGCCACGGAATGCTTTGAAACGGCGACGGACGACGGCGCCGGGGCGCTCAACTACGGCCTGCGGCGGCCATTGGGCGTGGTGGGCGTCATTTGTCCGTGGAATCTGCCCCTGCTGCTGCTGACGTGGAAAATCGCACCGGCCCTGGTGATGGGCAATACGGTGGTCGTCAAGCCCTCGGAGGAAACACCGGCGACGGCGACGCTGCTGGGCGAGGTCATGACGGCGGCCGGTGTGCCGCCGGGCGTCTATAACGTCGTCCATGGCTTTGGCCCGGGAAGCGTCGGGGAATGGCTGGTGGCGCACCCGGATGTCGCTGCCATTACCTTCACCGGTGAAACCCGTACCGGACAGGCCATCATGCGGACGGCAGCCACCCGGACGAAGCGCCTTTCGTTCGAGTTGGGCGGGAAAAATGCCGCCATCGTCTTTGCCGATGCCGATTTTGACCGCGCAGTAGCCGGCGTGGCGCGGTCGAGTTTTCTCAACGGCGGGCAGGTGTGTCTCTGTTCGGAGCGGGTGTATGTCGAGCGTCCGGTGTTTGAGCGTTTTGTTGACGCCTTGGCGCTGGCTGCCCGACAGCTTCGGCCCGGGCCGCCTGAAGACGAGACCACGACACTGGGCCCGTTGATTTCAGCAGCGCACCGGGAAAAGGTGCTTGGCTATTATGCAGCGGCGCGGGCGGCCGGGGCTGAAATCCACGCCGGGGGCGGCTGTCCGGCGCTTCCACCGCCATACGATCAGGGTTACTTCGTCGAACCAACGGTCTGGACGGGCCTGCCGGAAGACACTCCCTGCATTGTCGAGGAAATTTTTGGCCCCGTCTGCCATGTCGCGCCTTTCGATACGGAGGAAGAAGCGGTAGCGCTGGCCAACGCCGGTGACTACGGCCTGTGCGCGGCGCTCTGGACGCGCGACCTGGCGCGCGCCCACCGGGTGGCGCACGCGCTCGACGTAGGTGTGGTGTGGATCAATAGCTGGTTTTTGCGCGACCTGCGGACGCCTTTCGGGGGCATGAAACTGAGCGGCATCGGACGTGAGGGCGGCCGCCACTCGCTCGAATTCTACTCGGAAATCAAAAATGTCTGCGTCAAGCTCTGA
- a CDS encoding sensor histidine kinase yields MLLFQGVPVSQKTDDHQTTTHQGAALLSDEAALLRQSLDHLGHVFWVATWPEKRLLYANHEFEKVWGISPEVATHEPDCLTAAIHPDDRAGWIAAHSNPNGSDTEYRLCRPDGRVRWLRESIFPVQDAAGRPIRLVGLAKDITAYKRLGDAIRESEERFRKFFDLSPSPSCIFSARTGKVVEINTAFEELTGYTRSGVPGHSLGKLNLWLDPTLPALVLHALRQKATPQTFDTTIQTRTGQMRDVTVAANLVTIGGRPCVVAVATDLTEFNALRRQLTESEARFRSLVENAPDILICTTLDGEVTYLNHADLGCQESTLLGRNLLDYATDANPIRAAVREVMTTGQAASFEAQFHFTGELQHWCAGRVAPIRCGENITELLFRLRDIEGRKAAELELQKLYAEIAEANTKLRELDRLKARFAAMPVHDLRSPLGCVYSALELFETIGKTDDDTRHLIGVARNSLERALTLLNEVQEVYRSEETGITLNRTSFNVTALLQEAVDGIRPEANRKNIILKYELPDAAHLPPLLADRSKLLRVISNLLTNAVKFTSKGGVVMLNAAVVNGMGVNIGRDFIEISVTDTGIGIPPEDLPYVFDVYRQSRNNRSGVGVGLGLSIVKSIVAAHGGDVRVESQPGVGTSFTVSLPISAVDEPPEAPPSDCDQTPNPTAAGTGPAN; encoded by the coding sequence ATGTTGCTCTTTCAGGGCGTGCCGGTTTCCCAGAAAACAGATGATCATCAGACCACGACGCATCAGGGAGCGGCCCTACTGTCGGATGAAGCGGCGCTGCTGCGGCAAAGCCTTGACCATCTGGGACATGTCTTCTGGGTGGCCACCTGGCCGGAAAAAAGGCTGTTGTACGCCAATCACGAATTTGAAAAGGTCTGGGGTATTTCACCCGAAGTCGCCACCCACGAGCCGGACTGCCTGACCGCGGCCATCCATCCCGACGACCGCGCTGGCTGGATTGCGGCCCACTCCAATCCAAACGGTTCAGATACGGAATACCGCCTCTGTCGCCCGGACGGTCGGGTGCGCTGGCTGCGGGAGAGTATCTTCCCAGTCCAGGATGCCGCCGGACGCCCGATCCGTCTGGTCGGACTGGCCAAAGACATCACCGCCTACAAGCGTCTTGGGGATGCCATCCGGGAAAGTGAAGAGCGGTTTCGGAAGTTCTTTGACCTCAGCCCGTCGCCAAGCTGCATCTTCAGTGCGCGGACGGGCAAGGTGGTCGAAATCAACACGGCCTTTGAAGAACTGACGGGATACACCCGCAGTGGGGTTCCCGGCCACTCCTTGGGCAAGCTGAATTTGTGGCTCGATCCGACGCTGCCCGCCCTGGTGCTCCATGCCCTCCGCCAGAAAGCGACCCCACAAACCTTCGATACGACCATTCAGACGCGAACCGGCCAGATGCGCGATGTCACCGTCGCGGCCAACCTGGTGACGATTGGCGGACGCCCCTGTGTGGTGGCCGTCGCCACCGACCTGACGGAATTCAACGCCCTGCGCCGCCAGCTTACCGAAAGCGAAGCCCGCTTTCGCTCACTGGTGGAAAACGCGCCGGACATCCTCATCTGCACCACCCTCGACGGCGAAGTGACCTACCTCAACCATGCCGATCTGGGCTGTCAGGAAAGTACCCTCCTGGGACGGAACCTGCTCGACTATGCAACCGATGCCAATCCCATCCGTGCGGCTGTGCGCGAGGTGATGACCACGGGACAGGCGGCTTCCTTCGAGGCGCAGTTTCACTTTACCGGGGAACTCCAACACTGGTGCGCCGGGCGCGTCGCCCCCATCCGGTGTGGCGAGAACATCACCGAACTGCTGTTCCGGCTGCGCGACATCGAGGGCCGCAAAGCCGCCGAACTCGAACTCCAGAAACTCTACGCCGAGATTGCCGAAGCCAACACCAAACTCCGCGAACTGGACCGGCTCAAGGCGCGCTTTGCCGCCATGCCCGTCCACGATCTGCGTTCCCCGCTGGGCTGTGTGTACAGTGCACTGGAACTGTTCGAGACCATCGGAAAGACCGATGACGACACACGCCACCTGATCGGTGTCGCCCGCAACAGTCTGGAGCGGGCCCTCACCCTGCTCAACGAAGTGCAGGAAGTCTATCGCAGTGAGGAAACCGGCATCACGCTCAACCGCACGTCATTCAATGTTACAGCCCTGCTCCAGGAAGCCGTGGACGGCATCCGCCCGGAAGCCAACCGCAAAAACATCATCCTGAAGTACGAGCTGCCGGATGCCGCCCACCTCCCGCCGCTGCTGGCCGACCGCAGCAAGCTGCTGCGCGTCATCAGCAACCTGCTGACCAACGCCGTCAAGTTCACCTCAAAAGGCGGGGTGGTCATGCTCAACGCGGCCGTGGTCAACGGCATGGGTGTCAACATCGGGCGTGATTTCATCGAAATCAGCGTGACGGACACCGGCATCGGCATTCCCCCGGAAGACCTGCCCTACGTGTTCGATGTCTATCGGCAGTCGCGCAACAACCGTTCCGGCGTGGGTGTCGGGCTGGGACTGTCCATCGTCAAGAGCATTGTCGCTGCCCACGGCGGAGACGTACGGGTGGAAAGCCAGCCCGGTGTCGGGACGAGTTTCACCGTGTCCCTGCCCATCAGCGCCGTGGATGAACCGCCGGAAGCTCCACCATCTGACTGTGACCAGACGCCCAACCCAACGGCAGCCGGAACCGGTCCAGCAAACTAA
- a CDS encoding TIGR01777 family oxidoreductase, giving the protein MRKLFITGASGFVGQALLPALKLEGYDIAALSRKVRDTSSGVRWVLGDPVTVDDWQREVDGAFGLINLAGEPIIGKRWTPEQKQALRDSRVVTTQNLVTAIAQARQKPSVLVSASAIGLYPKNEETELDETSRPADDFLGKLCQEWEDAAKVAEVHGVRTVLLRIGVVLGRNGGALERMLPVFKWGLGGPLGSGNQWFSWIHIADVVGLILWALASGQVRGPVNAVAPNPVRMKDFASTLGKVLNRPAFLPAPSFALNLVLGESAQVILDGQRVLPKAALQQGYTFRFPELEAALRDLTT; this is encoded by the coding sequence ATGAGAAAGCTTTTCATTACCGGAGCAAGTGGTTTTGTCGGACAGGCGCTGTTGCCGGCGCTCAAGCTGGAAGGGTATGACATTGCGGCTTTGTCACGAAAGGTGCGTGATACATCGAGTGGCGTCCGCTGGGTGCTCGGGGACCCGGTGACGGTGGATGACTGGCAACGGGAAGTGGATGGCGCTTTTGGCCTCATCAATCTGGCCGGAGAACCCATCATCGGGAAGCGGTGGACGCCGGAGCAGAAACAAGCGCTGCGCGACAGCCGCGTGGTAACAACCCAGAATCTGGTTACAGCCATTGCCCAGGCTAGGCAAAAGCCGTCGGTTCTTGTGTCAGCTTCGGCCATCGGGCTGTATCCCAAAAATGAGGAAACCGAACTCGATGAAACCAGCCGCCCGGCCGACGACTTTCTGGGGAAGCTCTGCCAGGAGTGGGAAGATGCAGCCAAGGTCGCCGAGGTTCACGGTGTCCGTACGGTGCTGCTGCGGATCGGGGTCGTTCTGGGGCGCAACGGCGGCGCGCTGGAGCGGATGTTGCCCGTCTTCAAATGGGGGTTGGGTGGGCCGTTGGGTAGCGGCAACCAGTGGTTTTCCTGGATTCACATTGCCGATGTGGTCGGCCTCATCCTGTGGGCGCTGGCGTCCGGGCAGGTGCGGGGTCCCGTCAATGCTGTGGCGCCGAATCCGGTGCGGATGAAGGACTTTGCTTCAACGCTTGGAAAGGTTTTGAACCGTCCGGCCTTTCTGCCAGCGCCGTCCTTTGCACTCAATCTCGTCCTTGGCGAATCGGCTCAGGTGATACTCGATGGGCAGCGTGTTCTGCCCAAAGCTGCCCTGCAACAGGGCTACACCTTTCGTTTTCCAGAGCTGGAAGCCGCCCTGCGTGACCTGACGACCTGA
- a CDS encoding tetratricopeptide repeat protein, giving the protein MSERAQAASCPVEPKTDVQREVFARTHARRRNEWKRFWKAGVKAFEAGDYEKARFLFSDAVREARRFGETDPRFATCLNNLAMTFDMLGETAQAEAIYRRAIEADAKALEIQYGGFVTSLTNLAQMLADEDRIAEAVQLYDRAIAFLEALHGHDTLHIAPLLSEMARMCDQDGDYAQAEAALRRALAIREHAHGPDDLSVAVTLNNLAVSCDLRGKYDEAQALLERALDIFERRLGENHPKVAETLKNLGVLHDRQGRRLQAEACFARARSILEPDSRS; this is encoded by the coding sequence GTGAGTGAAAGGGCACAGGCTGCGTCTTGTCCAGTCGAACCCAAAACCGATGTTCAGCGTGAGGTGTTTGCCCGGACTCATGCGCGCCGCCGCAACGAGTGGAAACGCTTTTGGAAGGCTGGGGTAAAAGCCTTTGAGGCAGGCGATTACGAAAAAGCGCGGTTTCTTTTTTCTGACGCCGTACGCGAGGCGCGCCGCTTCGGTGAAACCGACCCGCGCTTTGCCACCTGTCTCAACAACCTGGCGATGACCTTCGATATGCTGGGGGAAACGGCGCAGGCCGAGGCCATTTATCGCCGGGCCATCGAAGCCGACGCCAAGGCACTCGAAATTCAGTACGGCGGCTTCGTCACCAGCCTCACCAACCTGGCGCAGATGCTGGCTGACGAAGACCGCATCGCCGAGGCCGTCCAGCTTTATGACCGCGCCATTGCTTTTCTGGAAGCGCTTCATGGCCACGACACGCTGCACATTGCGCCCCTGCTCAGCGAAATGGCGCGGATGTGCGACCAGGATGGCGACTACGCCCAGGCGGAAGCCGCCCTGCGGCGGGCGCTGGCCATTCGTGAGCACGCGCATGGGCCCGACGATCTCTCCGTGGCGGTTACGCTCAACAACCTGGCTGTCTCCTGTGATTTACGCGGCAAGTACGACGAAGCCCAGGCGCTGCTGGAACGGGCGCTGGACATCTTCGAGCGCCGTCTGGGGGAAAACCACCCGAAGGTCGCCGAAACACTCAAGAATCTTGGCGTGCTCCACGACCGGCAGGGGCGCCGCCTGCAAGCCGAAGCCTGTTTTGCACGGGCGCGTTCGATTCTTGAGCCTGACAGCCGGAGTTAG
- a CDS encoding PP2C family protein-serine/threonine phosphatase: MSASTSPLPFPPIAALAIAALVGLFLGLLLTSQAIPEPVLLNGLDREANTRLAYDFFNRQTGQSLPRSLTLRVLQLDQVTLATLRQHRPEANLQRLVAQYHLPVVIDHVVWLRPNGSLAAQVGLSNSGELISYLNGDIPVSTAELPAADVAIARARAFLDSSTSLGLFWLGPPQVEHVPGQPETEVRWQQPLPELPELTRVVLVRLRGETVWYFQHRLQPTTSGWARPFDSEIIYLLLGPPIQTILLITAAVYLLKTSRRHVILWRVPTVAAVVVGIAWFFDLAPSLPYSIGTALFKNPVADSAPDRLARVQSTQFVLGTLGVYVISILATLLLGMAVVWVVCAALLHIEYDTQRPRTEVFRAILLLRRVPYTTILQRGLIGGGVGWFLLGLTGLVHWLLADLFPVAGNVNDNLRLLLDAWSPGLLMVGRLVGNTFDLGLVLVAFTWVVLVDWLRWPRWLSLAIIALLGSVEWRDSLTPVLPSALEQPWLFLHQAGLALVLVATLERFGLWATLCAVWVYQATSLAIVAATLPMLGISPWVPTLLVGLPFAATALAWRPPESERDRQPIPLDHFLEEQRHARQLALATQIQMSFLPPEPPRLDGWDIAALSVPAREVGGDFYDFFLGPDGKLGIFVGDVSGKSVSGAVFTAVALTAFRSEAEENELGCAAMLTRLNELLYPDMKRVRMFVAAVYAQLDLATGSFTVANAGFPVVGRWHYASRERPYVELLDVRGLPLGSLRRATYDEYQGGQLYIEGQEFLVLASDGIIEALNEYGSPYGYEALRDLIDDFMEQKADQQSAHDLCTAIISDVRRHIGEAEQADDMTVVVVRRGNPHAQQSRPATTQRTAAQRTARETAKTRLTG; this comes from the coding sequence ATGTCTGCTTCGACCAGCCCGTTGCCCTTTCCACCCATTGCGGCGCTTGCCATAGCGGCGCTGGTTGGTCTCTTTCTGGGTCTCCTGCTAACCAGCCAGGCCATCCCGGAACCGGTGCTGCTCAATGGGCTGGACCGTGAGGCCAACACCCGCCTGGCCTATGACTTCTTCAACCGGCAGACGGGACAATCTCTGCCGCGCAGCCTGACGCTCCGCGTGCTCCAGCTTGATCAGGTCACGCTCGCAACCCTTCGCCAGCACCGGCCGGAAGCCAATCTCCAACGCCTGGTCGCCCAGTACCACCTTCCAGTGGTGATTGACCATGTGGTGTGGCTGCGTCCTAATGGAAGCCTGGCAGCCCAGGTGGGGCTTTCCAACAGCGGGGAACTCATCAGCTATCTCAACGGCGACATACCGGTTTCCACGGCCGAACTGCCGGCAGCGGATGTCGCCATTGCACGGGCGCGGGCTTTTCTCGACAGCAGCACCAGCCTCGGACTGTTCTGGCTGGGCCCGCCCCAGGTCGAACATGTCCCCGGCCAGCCGGAGACGGAAGTGCGGTGGCAGCAGCCGCTCCCGGAGTTGCCCGAACTGACGCGCGTGGTGCTCGTCCGGCTGCGCGGTGAAACCGTGTGGTATTTTCAACACCGGCTTCAGCCCACCACAAGCGGCTGGGCCCGCCCCTTCGATTCAGAAATCATCTATCTCCTCCTTGGGCCGCCGATTCAGACGATTCTGCTCATCACTGCTGCCGTCTATCTGCTGAAAACCTCCCGCCGCCACGTCATTCTCTGGCGTGTCCCGACCGTGGCAGCAGTGGTAGTGGGAATTGCCTGGTTCTTTGATCTCGCTCCGTCACTGCCGTATTCCATCGGCACGGCCCTGTTTAAAAACCCGGTCGCCGATAGTGCCCCGGACCGGCTGGCCAGGGTGCAAAGCACGCAGTTTGTCCTTGGGACGTTAGGCGTTTATGTCATCTCCATCCTGGCGACACTTCTCTTGGGCATGGCTGTGGTCTGGGTAGTGTGCGCTGCACTGCTGCACATTGAGTACGACACCCAGCGCCCGCGTACGGAAGTCTTCCGGGCCATCCTGCTCCTGCGCCGCGTGCCATACACGACGATTCTCCAGCGCGGACTTATCGGCGGCGGGGTAGGCTGGTTTTTGTTGGGACTGACGGGTCTCGTGCACTGGTTGTTGGCTGACCTGTTTCCGGTTGCCGGAAACGTCAACGACAATCTTCGGCTGCTGCTCGATGCCTGGTCGCCAGGCCTGCTGATGGTGGGGAGGCTGGTGGGCAATACCTTTGATCTGGGGCTGGTGCTGGTGGCTTTTACCTGGGTCGTACTTGTGGACTGGCTGCGCTGGCCACGTTGGTTGTCCCTGGCCATCATCGCCCTTCTGGGCAGCGTAGAGTGGCGTGACTCCCTGACCCCTGTCCTGCCATCGGCGCTGGAGCAGCCCTGGCTTTTCCTGCACCAGGCCGGGCTGGCGCTCGTTCTGGTGGCGACGCTTGAGCGGTTTGGCCTGTGGGCGACACTCTGCGCCGTGTGGGTGTATCAGGCAACGAGCCTGGCGATTGTTGCGGCCACTTTGCCGATGCTGGGAATCTCGCCCTGGGTTCCCACCCTGCTGGTGGGACTGCCCTTTGCGGCCACCGCCCTCGCTTGGCGCCCACCTGAAAGTGAGCGCGACCGACAACCCATCCCACTTGACCACTTCCTTGAGGAGCAGCGGCACGCGCGGCAGCTTGCCCTGGCGACCCAGATTCAAATGTCATTTCTTCCACCCGAACCCCCTCGGCTCGACGGCTGGGACATTGCCGCCCTGAGCGTGCCGGCACGGGAAGTCGGTGGTGACTTCTATGATTTCTTCCTCGGGCCGGATGGCAAGCTGGGTATCTTTGTCGGCGATGTATCCGGCAAAAGTGTCTCCGGTGCCGTGTTTACCGCCGTGGCGCTTACCGCCTTTCGGAGCGAGGCGGAAGAAAACGAACTGGGCTGCGCCGCCATGCTCACCCGGCTCAACGAGCTGCTCTACCCGGACATGAAGCGCGTCCGCATGTTTGTAGCGGCAGTTTATGCGCAGCTCGATCTGGCCACCGGCAGCTTCACGGTCGCCAACGCTGGCTTTCCCGTAGTGGGGCGCTGGCACTATGCCAGCCGCGAGCGTCCTTACGTCGAATTACTTGACGTTCGTGGACTCCCCTTGGGGAGCCTGCGCCGGGCAACCTACGATGAATACCAGGGTGGGCAGCTCTACATCGAAGGGCAGGAGTTTCTTGTGCTCGCCAGCGATGGGATCATCGAAGCCCTGAACGAATACGGGTCTCCCTATGGCTACGAGGCGCTGCGGGATTTGATTGACGACTTCATGGAGCAGAAGGCTGACCAGCAGAGCGCCCACGACCTGTGCACAGCTATCATCTCGGATGTCCGGCGGCACATTGGCGAAGCCGAACAGGCAGACGACATGACAGTGGTCGTCGTCCGTCGGGGCAATCCCCACGCACAGCAGTCACGGCCGGCGACCACCCAGCGGACTGCCGCACAACGGACAGCACGAGAAACAGCCAAAACCCGCTTGACCGGGTAG
- a CDS encoding PAS domain S-box protein: protein MSQPAKTALREPSAPLIHIVDDDDAVQRLLTILMEKEGFRVVAHRDGLTALEQSPALQPDLVLLDVAMPGMDGITLCRHLRQLDSYRQVPILMLTGLSDDGTVAAAYAAGATDYIPKPVQPEVLRHKVSYLLHSHHIARQLRETENKLRSIVQYANDAILVLDAALHVLELNPKAEVLLGAGVVGKVIGELLDTEESLDTLLPHITQTGKVIEATVRNRDGRTALVELTSSDFYLGTHRRYVLILRNITGRKPSEKTLEAPSDLPDSLTAVPSQGRGPSEQEPETSDILDALPLGLARLNRRGQIIFVNRHLADLLGERPSRCLGTSGRRYVSRLSWEGYGPALRRFLSQRPLSSTAGEPVVLTQSVVLRKADGCFFPVILSLMPVPGRDEWLALVEDRTRHQKLEERLQRLNEEWVVAVNALSDMILLEDRAGRIRRCNRAVAEFLNRPHSTIIGQSSAALFWGATEGSLATCVQHPAAFQFPTSDRWFRMNSYWIDQARGIGTGWVHIITDITSQRRSELERGRLIRVIEQVGEAVVTFDRHGRVQFCNPAFEQLTGIRSWEAVGHSLHRLGFGPVDRAVRRDILRQLVRGKSWCGRYLARRRDGSTYPQQATISPVRDAQGQLQNVVVVCRDVTEQLRYEAIAEAVNVMENASHIFSAIRHEMGNPINSIKTALTVLRQAQPLSSEAVTTYVERCLSEIGRVEYLLRALRSFSLYETPELQAQPLLPFLERFCALVKDDLAAQGVDFQPCLASDLGWVNFDARALHQALMNLISNAVDALSSVPEPQVILTARCHRRLIVIEVRDNGPGIAPKHRDHIFKPFYTTKPQGTGLGLVIARKLLSKMRGTVELQSPPTGGCVAIVTLEALHENDA from the coding sequence GTGTCCCAACCAGCGAAAACTGCACTGCGTGAGCCATCAGCACCGCTCATCCACATCGTGGATGATGATGACGCCGTGCAGCGGTTGTTGACCATCCTGATGGAAAAAGAAGGTTTCCGGGTTGTGGCGCACCGCGACGGCCTCACGGCCCTGGAGCAGTCCCCGGCCCTTCAGCCGGACCTGGTGCTGCTCGATGTCGCCATGCCGGGGATGGATGGCATTACGCTCTGCCGTCATTTGCGCCAGCTTGACTCTTACCGACAGGTGCCCATTTTGATGCTCACAGGGCTGTCTGACGATGGCACCGTGGCGGCTGCTTACGCTGCCGGAGCCACGGACTACATTCCCAAACCCGTGCAGCCGGAGGTGCTCAGGCACAAGGTGAGCTACCTTCTCCACAGCCACCACATTGCGCGGCAACTTCGGGAAACCGAAAACAAACTGCGTTCGATCGTGCAGTATGCCAATGATGCCATTCTCGTGCTGGACGCGGCTTTGCACGTTCTGGAACTCAACCCGAAAGCCGAGGTGCTGCTGGGAGCCGGTGTGGTTGGGAAAGTGATCGGGGAGCTTCTCGATACCGAAGAATCCCTGGATACCCTCCTGCCACACATCACCCAGACCGGGAAGGTCATCGAAGCCACAGTCAGAAACCGGGATGGCAGGACAGCCTTGGTTGAACTGACCAGCAGCGATTTTTACCTCGGCACGCATCGGCGCTACGTTCTCATTCTGCGCAACATCACCGGGCGCAAGCCTTCCGAAAAAACTTTGGAAGCTCCCAGCGACCTGCCGGACTCCCTGACGGCTGTGCCATCACAGGGCCGTGGCCCCTCTGAACAAGAGCCGGAGACATCCGACATTCTGGATGCTTTGCCTCTGGGACTCGCCCGGTTGAACCGCCGTGGACAGATCATCTTTGTCAACCGGCACTTGGCAGACCTGCTCGGCGAACGGCCATCCCGCTGTCTGGGGACTTCCGGGCGACGCTATGTGAGCCGCCTGAGTTGGGAGGGGTATGGGCCGGCCCTGCGCCGGTTTTTGTCCCAACGGCCGCTTTCCAGCACGGCTGGTGAGCCAGTCGTGCTCACGCAGAGCGTGGTTCTCAGAAAAGCTGATGGGTGTTTCTTCCCGGTCATCCTTTCCCTGATGCCTGTCCCTGGCAGGGATGAATGGCTTGCCTTGGTTGAAGACCGCACACGTCACCAGAAGCTCGAAGAAAGGCTCCAGCGCCTCAATGAAGAATGGGTCGTGGCTGTGAATGCCCTTTCAGACATGATTCTGCTCGAAGACAGAGCGGGGCGGATTCGGCGCTGCAACCGTGCTGTGGCGGAGTTTCTCAACCGTCCTCACTCGACCATCATTGGACAATCCTCAGCCGCACTGTTCTGGGGGGCAACGGAAGGGTCATTGGCGACCTGCGTCCAACATCCGGCAGCGTTCCAGTTTCCCACCAGCGACCGCTGGTTTCGGATGAACAGCTACTGGATTGACCAGGCGCGCGGGATTGGCACCGGTTGGGTGCATATCATCACGGACATCACTTCCCAGCGGCGCAGCGAACTGGAACGGGGACGACTGATCCGGGTCATCGAGCAGGTTGGAGAAGCGGTTGTGACCTTCGACCGGCACGGCCGGGTTCAGTTCTGCAATCCGGCTTTCGAGCAACTGACCGGAATTCGGAGCTGGGAGGCAGTTGGCCATTCATTGCACCGGTTGGGCTTCGGGCCGGTTGACCGGGCCGTTCGCCGGGACATCCTGCGCCAGCTTGTCCGTGGAAAGAGCTGGTGCGGGCGCTACCTGGCACGCCGCCGCGACGGGAGTACCTATCCGCAGCAGGCGACCATTTCACCGGTGCGCGATGCCCAAGGGCAGTTGCAGAACGTGGTCGTGGTGTGTCGGGACGTCACCGAGCAACTCCGCTACGAAGCCATCGCTGAAGCCGTGAACGTAATGGAGAACGCGAGCCACATTTTTTCTGCCATCCGCCACGAGATGGGTAATCCCATCAACTCCATCAAAACGGCACTCACCGTTCTGCGGCAGGCACAACCGCTGTCTTCCGAGGCTGTCACTACCTATGTCGAGCGATGCCTGTCAGAAATTGGGCGCGTGGAATATCTGCTGCGCGCCCTGCGCTCTTTCAGCCTGTACGAAACGCCCGAACTCCAAGCCCAGCCGCTGCTGCCTTTTCTGGAGCGCTTCTGCGCCCTTGTCAAGGATGACCTGGCCGCGCAGGGAGTGGATTTTCAACCCTGCCTCGCCTCCGACCTGGGATGGGTCAACTTCGATGCGCGGGCGCTGCATCAAGCCCTGATGAACCTCATCTCGAACGCTGTGGATGCCTTGTCATCAGTGCCGGAGCCGCAGGTTATCCTGACGGCCCGGTGCCATCGTCGGCTGATCGTCATTGAAGTACGCGACAACGGGCCGGGCATCGCGCCAAAACACCGCGACCACATCTTCAAACCGTTTTACACCACCAAGCCCCAGGGAACGGGACTTGGGTTGGTCATTGCCCGGAAGTTGCTTTCCAAAATGCGGGGAACCGTCGAGCTTCAGTCGCCGCCCACGGGAGGCTGTGTGGCCATCGTCACCCTGGAAGCTCTGCACGAAAATGATGCCTGA